The proteins below are encoded in one region of Myxocyprinus asiaticus isolate MX2 ecotype Aquarium Trade chromosome 13, UBuf_Myxa_2, whole genome shotgun sequence:
- the LOC127449897 gene encoding ecto-ADP-ribosyltransferase 5-like, producing MASIAAYILILTVAIGQDHRVVGIYELDLVPNSVDDIYGHCMKTMEKLVEKTILEKEKKESPNLAKAWEKFNMVKKTYKLPRNLLGAIYVYTSDYVYRDFNNAVRTGKQLYKDKKFQWYSLYFLLTKAIQFLKKRQNKCFKTYRGTSVEFNTNVLNKEFRFGSFASSSQVQKVAQRFGTKSCFEIITCHGADLTQFSAIPGEKEVLIPPYETFKVTEVITNKKAWCDTVFKVKSTRIKSELDCALLK from the exons ATGGCGTCCATAGCAGCATACATTCTTATTTTAACTGTTGCCATTGGACAG GATCACAGAGTTGTTGGCATATATGAATTGGATTTGGTACCGAATTCTGTTGATGACATATATGGCCACTGTATGAAGACAATGGAAAAACTGGTGGAGAAAACAATtctggaaaaagaaaagaaagagtcaCCTAACTTAGCAAAAGCTTGGGAGAAATTTAACATGGTCAAGAAAACATATAAGTTGCCAAGGAACCTTTTAGGTGCCATTTATGTGTACACTAGTGACTATGTATATCGTGATTTCAATAATGCTGTTCGTACGGGTAAACAATTGTACAAAGACAAAAAATTCCAGTGGTATTCACTTTACTTTTTGCTAACAAAAGCAATACAGTTTCTAAAGAAAAGGCAAAACAAGTGCTTTAAAACTTATCGTGGTACAAGTGTAGAATTTAATACAAATGTTCTGAACAAAGAGTTTCGTTTTGGCTCATTTGCATCCTCTTCTCAAGTTCAGAAAGTAGCACAGAGATTCGGAACTAAATCTTGTTTTGAAATTATTACATGCCATGGTGCTGATCTAACACAGTTTTCCGCAATACCAGGTGAGAAAGAGGTGTTGATTCCTCCATATGAAACGTTTAAAGTCACTGAAGtgataacaaataaaaaagcCTGGTGTGACACTGTGTTCAAGGTTAAAAGCACTAGAATAAAAAGTGAACTGGACTGTGCATTGCTCAAGTGA